One segment of Penaeus vannamei isolate JL-2024 chromosome 3, ASM4276789v1, whole genome shotgun sequence DNA contains the following:
- the LOC138859533 gene encoding probable serine/threonine-protein kinase clkA yields the protein MAEDGSEDKEVESAVSRQCAHRGEVVLVIHVQNNYTNDPSPRIPVQNNYTNDPSPRIHFQNNYTNDPSPRIHFQNNYTNDPSPRIHVQNNYTNDPSPRIPVQNNYTNDPSPRIPVQNNYTNDPSPRIHVQNNYTNDPSPRINFQNNYTNDPSPRINFQNNYTNDPSSRIHFQNNYTNDPSPRIPVQNNYTNDPSPRIHFQNNYTNDPSPRIHFQNNYTNDPSPRIHVQNNYTNDPSPRIHFQNNYINDPSPRTHVQNNYTNDPSPRTHFQNNYTNDPSPRTHFQNNYTNDPSPRIHFQNNYTNDPSPRIHVQNNYTNDPSPRTHFQNNYTNDPSPRTHFQNNYTNDPSPRTHVQNNYTNDPSPRTHFQNNYTNDPSPRTHFQNNYTNGPSPNANATTDQRSRSSSPAIFNRHLHNGLFSR from the exons ATGGCAGAAGATGGCAGTGAAGACAAGGAGGTGGAATCGGCAGTATCAAGACAGTGTGCCCATAGAGGCGAGGTTGTGCTCGT AATCCACGTTCAAAATAATTACACCAACGATCCCTCACCTAGAATCCCCGTTCAAAATAATTACACCAACGATCCCTCACCTAGAATCCACTTTCAAAATAATTACACCAACGATCCCTCACCTAGAATCCACTTTCAAAATAATTACACCAACGATCCCTCACCTAGAATCCACGTTCAAAATAATTACACCAACGATCCCTCACCTAGAATCCCCGTTCAAAATAATTACACCAACGATCCCTCACCTAGAATCCCCGTTCAAAATAATTACACCAACGATCCCTCACCTAGAATCCACGTTCAAAATAATTACACCAACGATCCCTCACCTAGAATCAACTTTCAAAATAATTATACCAACGATCCCTCACCTAGAATCAACTTTCAAAATAATTATACCAACGATCCCTCATCTAGAATCCACTTTCAAAATAATTACACCAACGATCCCTCACCTAGAATCCCCGTTCAAAATAATTACACCAACGATCCCTCACCTAGAATCCACTTTCAAAATAATTACACCAACGATCCCTCACCTAGAATCCACTTTCAAAATAATTACACCAACGATCCCTCACCTAGAATCCACGTTCAAAATAATTACACCAACGATCCCTCACCTAGAATCCACTTTCAAAATAATTACATCAACGATCCCTCACCTAGAACCCACGTTCAAAATAATTACACCAACGATCCCTCACCTAGAACCCACTTTCAAAATAATTACACCAACGATCCCTCACCTAGAACCCACTTTCAAAATAATTACACCAACGATCCCTCACCTAGAATCCACTTTCAAAATAATTACACCAACGATCCCTCACCTAGAATCCACGTTCAAAATAATTACACCAACGATCCCTCACCTAGAACCCACTTTCAAAATAATTACACCAACGATCCCTCACCTAGAACCCACTTTCAAAATAATTACACCAACGATCCCTCACCTAGAACCCACGTTCAAAATAATTACACCAACGATCCCTCACCTAGAACCCACTTTCAAAATAATTACACCAACGATCCCTCACCTAGAACCCACTTTCAAAATAATTACACCAACGGTCCCTCACCCAACGCGAACGCTACGACAGACCAGCGAAGTCGCTCGTCTTCTCCCGCCATTTTCAATAGACATTTACACAACGGCCTTTTTTCACGATGA